A window of the Salvelinus alpinus chromosome 3, SLU_Salpinus.1, whole genome shotgun sequence genome harbors these coding sequences:
- the ppp1cab gene encoding protein phosphatase 1, catalytic subunit, alpha isozyme b, with the protein MAEADKLNIDSIIQRLLEVKGSRPGKNVQLAENEIRGLCLKSREIFLSQPILLELEAPLKICGDVHGQYYDLLRLFEYGGFPPESNYLFLGDYVDRGKQSLETICLLLAYKVKYPENFFLLRGNHECASINRIYGFYDECKRRYNIKLWKTFTDCFNCLPVAAIVDEKIFCCHGGLSPDLQSMEQVRRVMRPTDVPDQGLLCDLLWADPDKDVLGWGENDRGVSFTFGADVVTKFLHKHDMDLICRAHQVVEDGYEFFAKRQLVTLFSAPNYCGEFDNAGAMMSVDETLMCSFQILKPADKKLFYGGGGGMGSGRPVTPPRKAKK; encoded by the exons TGAAGGGCTCCCGACCTGGCAAAAATGTGCAGCTGGCGGAGAACGAGATTCGTGGCCTCTGCCTCAAGTCCCGGGAGATCTTCCTCAGCCAGCCAATACTGCTCGAACTCGAGGCACCACTCAAGATTTGTG GTGACGTCCACGGTCAGTACTACGACCTGCTGAGACTATTTGAGTACGGAGGCTTTCCCCCGGAGAGCAACTACCTGTTCTTGGGGGACTATGTGGACCGAGGAAAGCAGTCATTGGAGACAATCTGCCTGCTGCTGGCCTACAAGGTCAAATACCCAGAGAACTTCTTTCTGCTGAGGGGCAACCACGAGTGTGCCTCCATCAACAGAATATACGGCTTCTACGATGAGT GTAAGAGGCGGTACAATATCAAGCTGTGGAAGACCTTCACCGACTGCTTCAACTGCCTGCCTGTGGCGGCCATCGTCGACGAGAAgatattttgttgtcatggag GCCTGTCCCCTGATCTCCAGTCTATGGAGCAGGTGCGGCGGGTTATGCGACCCACGGACGTGCCCGACCAGGGCCTGCTATGCGACCTGCTGTGGGCAGACCCGGACAAGGATGTGCTGGGCTGGGGAGAGAATGACCGTGGCGTCTCCTTCACCTTTGGCGCCGACGTGGTCACCAAGTTCCTCCACAAGCACGACATGGACCTCATCTGCAGGGCCCACCAG GTGGTTGAGGATGGCTACGAGTTCTTTGCGAAGAGGCAGCTAGTGACACTGTTCTCGGCCCCCAACTACTGCGGCGAGTTTGACAACGCCGGAGCCATGATGAGCGTGGACGAGACCCTCATGTGCTCCTTCCAG ATCCTCAAGCCTGCAGACAAGAAGCTGTTCtatgggggtggagggggcatGGGCTCCGGACGTCCTGTCACCCCCCCCAGGAAAGCCAAGAAGTGA